The nucleotide window CTGTATCTCTGTAAGGATAAAGCCGTGGGCCATGTTATGTTAACGATCTAAAAGAAACATCAAATAGTACATGAGAAGTGCAGCATAAATGCTTGATAGAGATAAACATTAGTTAACGTACACATTGAAAATATCAAGAAATGGGGTGCTTCCTCTTGGTGTGGCACCCTGTCCTTTCAGTAAGATGTAGCTTCCTTCACAGTTCCTCTTAATTTTTGCAATGACAAGGGTGCCTGCAGGAGTTCTGCACATCACTGGAGAACCTGGATTTGAGTAGGCATCTTCTGAAGATCTTTCAAATAATAGCCGTGGTATGAGATTTTCTTTGTCAGGGGATATAACCCATGTTCTTGTTCTGCGTGTCTTGTACCAATATTCATAGACCAGAGCAAATGATCCATAGCACCAGTAGCTCTTTCTGAAGATTTGACAACCACAACAATAGTTATATCAGTTGCCAAAAAAACGAACCTTGGAGGAACTAGGTGGCATTGTGAATAAGAAGAAATAGGCACCCAAATTCGAGTTAAAGAGGACTCAGAAGAAATATACCACCTACACCTCCCACAAGCTGAACTAGCCTTTATGAAGAGCTCAAGAAAGTGCATCTATGTTTTCTACAACAACCCAAGCAACTAGCCTATGGTATTAATATTCCACAGCTTACATGTTTCTAGTTAAATTAGATTTTTCTGCAAGATCATATAAGCTAAGTAAAATCAATGGTGTCATGTCAACATTACGAAACTGTGAAGAGAAAGGGTTACCCTAGTGGTAGCTTGTACCTATATCGAAGGTCAAGTTTAAGTAAGACTTGGGGCTTCTCGCCGTTTAAAGGTTCGGCAAGTTCCATGTAAACTATATCACGTGGTGATACTTCAACATTTGAGTCTCCTCCATCTTGTGCCTCCACCCTTCAAACATATGAAATATGAATTCTGGAAAATAACACTGGTTCTGGATAAGAAAAATCAAGTATGAATGGTAGTATGGTATTAACTAGGGCCTACTGGTAATATTGAACATAGTAGGAAAAATGGTTATAAAGAAACTAATATCATGTCTAGGGTCAAAAATCATATGTAACTTGATTCATAAGCAGCTAACTCTATCATCTCAAGAGTGGAACAAAGCATGGTTCACCTTTGCACAATCACCATGAAAGTAAAATGACTCAAGTCGAATGCATTTGTGTTATGAGTACCACATGATTGACTTTGCCTAGTTTTGTTCATCATGATTTGAAGTAGaatcattcttttttttttatctgaAGCTACATTAGTAATTGAAAGGCTAAGCTTACCAATATAATGTAGAAGGCATATCAGGCCTCCACCTGATTGAACGCTTTCCCTTACGGACACTATTAGCCGCAACAGGAATATCTTCAGCAAGGGGCAAATCACAAATTTCGCGGACAAATCTACCATCAATTGTCCACAACTCAACCTTTTTCGGGAACCTTTTATATGAAACTATAGAAGAATATGGTCGGTGCACAGAAGTGAGCATCAAATATTTCTCATCTGGTGAAGGATCAAGAGAAGTGTATATAGCAGGAAGGGCAACCGGTTTCATTGTCCCATCCAACAAAACCAGAACTAACTGAGAAGTTGCATAGTAATCAAACAATTCTTCTTCATGCAAATCTTTCAGCATTTCTTTTGTGGATCTCATTTGAATGATGTTTCTCTGCTCATTAGAACGAATCCTTGGACCGAAAGGAACCAGTGGCTTCATAGGTGGATCTCCAAGCGATGGAGGAATAGTAGAAACCAAGAGAGTAGAATCATTCACCCATACATAGCTGTAAAGCATCAGAAGATGAATGATGATTTGTGAAATACAGAAGGATGGTCCACCTGGAAAGTTATTGGCACTCACAGCTCAAAAATTGCATTTAATATTATGTCGGTTGATTTGAAAAGTGGTCGAGCTTTTCCATTTTCTGCATCAGCAATCCACAATGCTAAATTGCTGCCACTATCCACCTACTCAGAATCTCAGATGTGTCATGCCAATATGCCATCAAGTACAAAACAGAATCATCAACCAATTAATCACTAAAAAATAGTTCTTGCTTCATCATACTCTAAAGCATCAACTTATCACCTCATCTTCATAGTGCACAGTGAATGCCACATGCTGACCATCTGGTGACCTGGAATTCAGGATAGAGAAGAAGGAACATTTTTATTTAAACCAGACATGATTAGGGAAAAAAGAACAGCATGTCTTAATTTGTTATCATACTAAAAGAAAGGACCATTGAAGAATAATGGGAAAATTACCATCCTACAAAATTAATCTTTGCATTCTCGTTGTATCCATTCACTACTTTCTCTGGACCCAAAGATCCATCATCCATCAGCAAATGGATACTGATCCCAGTATAAAAGGACCTAAAGAGAACAGCAGCAAATGAACTGCAGGAAAATTACAAGCACATATTCTCATAAATACAATTATACAAATCCATTACTTACATTCGACTCCTTGTGTTAGAACTTGGATCAATCCATATACCAGCAAGTATTTTATCAGGTTTAGCAAGCTCTGACAATGAAGGCATAGCTCTACGTTTTAGAAACATGATCCTATCTCGGCGAGGGGAAATATAATAACTGGGATTCGGTGGCACATCAACAATCTCTTGGATTTCCTTTGGAGGGAGACGATATCCTTGACCTGTGTATAAACACATCATGTTAAAGCTAGAAAGCAATTCCGCAGAATATGCCTTTGAATTAACATGCCTTCGTCTGAATTTCTTAACTCCCTTGGAAAGAAGTTGAGAGGATAGACAAAACCAAACTAATAAAACCAGTTCATCTCGAACCAGAGACAGAACTTTGACAAAATTGACTACTTCCGTTGCCAGCATCCCAGCACTATAACCCACTCAAAGTCACTGACGGGAACTGATTGAACTGAATCTTAGCCAAACCAGCAGGTAAGGTGACCTTTTCAGCATTTGAATCGGATAAACAAAATCCCCCAAATCACGACCAGACAAAACCTCGCCAGAATTACAAGTCTTTCTCAGACAAGGCATTGGTAATGATTAATTAAAGCTTGGGTCTCTTTCCACAACAAGCACAAACTCACCTCCATCGTCTTCCTCCATAGCAGGGCTGCAATGGGTACCAGTGGAGCACTCCGCCGCGAGGCCGATGCGCCTGGCATGGCTCCGGCGAGGCAAGAGGCGCAGAAACCTATGGGATGGAGCCGACGAAGATGGTCCAGCGATGGGATTGGCACTGGAGAAGCACAGACGCTGGTCAAATCTCTGAAGCAGCATGACAAATAAGCGGGGGGTTTTCGAGACTGAAACTGCTAGTAGGTGTTCAGTATTCGTGTTCTTCCTTCTAGATATATCGACGTTGTCACTGCCACGCAAGAAAATAGAAAACCCAAACAATTCCTTTGAATTGGAAAAAACAAATGACACGCATTTGATAATTTTTCCAATTTTCCATACTCAAACGATATATGGTCAAATAAAACTTTGATTATAATaactaaaaaatatattttataaaataaaagTCACATATTGATTGCTTGAAATTAGGAGGCGGCCAGTTTGTTTGCGAACCCATAAATAGATTTAATTTTTGTGAATTGAATCCAAATAACACGAGAGAAAGCAGCAACGCATAGATAGTTTTTTTAAAAGAATTTGCATTATTTTTGTAATTTAAACTAGGAGTAATAAATTTTTAGAGATTACTGCAAACTGCAACTTTTTTACTTTTAGAAAACAGAAAAGGCATCTTTAAAAACTAGCCGATTAAGGCTCTACAGacgctcctaaaattcctgtcacatcaaatatttagatattaataaggagcattaaatatggattaattacaaaatcaattacatagatgaaggctaatttgcgagacgaatctattaagcctaattagtccacgattggacaatatgaTGCATGCTAATGCATTTTATATAAATTGATGAAAAATAAAGAAGTTAGACTCCGTAAAAGGTAAAGTaaattataatttaaaatgaTGAAGTACAAAACAATGGGCAAAACCGATTTTGAAAGGCGACACAGAGAAAATAAAGTCTGATAATTTCCTATTTATTACCATTTCATTATTTGGTTGATTCCGCTACCTTTTATTAATTTATATCTATATTACTTGGTTGATTGATAGCACTCAAATGATTTCTATACCTAAATTCTTCTATGAAACTAGAACCAGTTAGTAAAATTACTGGATTATCTATCCAGATCCTCCTATAGCCAACTGTAAAGGGTAAGAAATGCCTATCTATATGTTTTTGACCCTAATTTTAAAATTAATGTTTAAgctgtgatttaattgatactaAAATAATTCTAACATAATACAAAAATGTCATTATTGTTTGTTTTTAAGTATAGAAAACATTGAAAGGTTAAAACTTTCGAATGTTTAAATTTAGATCTAACTTTATGAATATTTATTTCGGTGCTAAGTTTTGTAATTGATAATCTCTTTGTTTGAAAGATGCAACTATAGCATTGTACCAAAATAACTAGTTTTACTTTAATCAAATTTATGAAAAAATATTACTTATGATACCAAGTAAGTGTCAATGAAATTCAACTTGAAATATTTTTCATGATATATTTTATTTGGTGTCACAAAAATTTATACTTTAAGCTCGGTCAAATTTTGGATATTTTGACTGAGGATAGATTCTAAACGTTATAGTTAGGTCACTTTTGCTTTATATATAGAATGACTGCTGAAAGAGATGGATAAGCATCCTATTTGTTTGGCTGTaccttgtcgtaaacgatcgtaaattttcagccggaataatatttttctcttaacaaaccagtcagcagtactttttcatgaaccagcaacgatacgaaccagccaaccgaacaggacgAAGGAGCGCCGAATGAAGATAAGGACGACATCATTTGTATGAAGACTTTCAAGCCTAGTGCATTTATATATTTTATAGCTTCAGACGTCTATAAGCTTTAATGCTGCAATAAGTCTATTGTTTTGTGGTTTCCATTGGGTGACGTTGTTTTCTTAAAAGCAGAGGTAAAactcttttttttataaaaaaaatacaggGCCCTAACTTTTCAGAACAAATTAGAAGGGTTCTTACTGGATAAAACGCAACCCAAAATAGAAATGACATTAATTTCTTTCAAGAAAATACGTGCGTTTGTGTGTGTAAGTATATATTTTACTTTTTTTAGAAGAAGTATATATTTTACTGGTAAAGCTAAATTAAATGCCTACTAGGTTTGAGGTCTTTGATGACATGACTGTGGATGGCTGCTTTATGGCTGAGCGAAAAATACGTTCCGGCTTATAATGGACGATTCTCGGTTCTCGCTAGCTTGTGTGGTAGCAAGAACAAAATTAAAAATCGAGGGTTTTAGAAGGGTTTGGTAGGTTCGTCCCTCGCCTTTCTTCCTTTCTTCCTCTCCAATCCAAACCAAAACACCGCAGGAAAATAAAAAAGCCAAAACAATCCGCGACTTGGAGAACCCTAGAATCAAGCGCGGAACCGCATTCATCTACCATGCTgcgtgcggcggcggctgccgcCGCCATCCTCCCGGCGCGGTTCGCCGCCGCgccggccgtggcggcggcggaggagctcAGGTCTCCGCTGCTCAGGGTCATTGGGACGCTGAGGGGCGGCCGCGGCTCGGTGCTGCTGGGGAGGAGGGCGCGTTTCTGCTCCAACACCTCCGCGAGCGActccgaggcggcggcggcggaggcgaagGCCGAGGATGCGACCGCTGCGGAGGGGGAGGCGGACAGCAAGGCGTCTTCCGCCATCGTGCCGACCAGCACCAATATCGACGACTGCCTTTCGGTATGTTCGTCTGGATCAGGGTCACTTGTTTTGTTGCTTGCCTCAGCCATTCGTTTTTTCCCCTTTTTAAGAAACTCAGCCATACGCTTGGAAATGTGTTGGAAATATGCTATGAGTAGTAGGTTAGTACCAGATTCTGTATTCTGGGTTGAGTCCCGGATTAGCTCACACACAAATGAACCATTAAATCAGGCGTCAGTAGCGTGCTGGATTCAACACCTTAAAGGTCCGTGCCTCAATATGAGCATGGAGGAACTTTGAATTGCAAGTTTATGCTGCAATACAGCATGAATGGATAAATACCAGATTTCCTTTGTTCTGAAGGAAATAGGCTAATTCTTTGCTCCATGTATTTTCTAGTTTGATAGAGCTGTACAGAGAGATCATTAGAGACAACCAGTACTGAGGGCTCTTATTGAGTCTGCCGATGTGGCAGAGGGGATCGGGAAGGTTTTGCTTGCACAATTACGTACAAACAGTATTAATGAGGTATATGATGCAAATTGCATAGAAATGCCTCCAATTTAATGCAAACTAAAATGTCTCCAATCTGGTAGGAAAATGCCTCTGATCTGCTAGGAAAAACATACATCTGTTGTGAAATAAACTGCATGCATTTTATTAGGATCCAAGTGTTTATTTTGGGACTGTGATATTTTTTTGGTATATATCAGTGGACTATAATTCATTTTTTTCATCTTTAGTGGCTGAAGCTATGTTAGTGCCATCATTATAGGAAAAACGGGTTTGGTAGGGTCATTCTTCCAAAGGGTTATGCTGTGTTGCTTTCCCTTTATAACTCTTCTATTCCAGAAACCACTGTCGTTGTCTCTGCTGAATTCATGACTTCATATTAGCTCGATATTGAACTTCAAAGTGACAGTACAAGAATCTGTTAAGTTGACTGCTGATGTGTGTTTATATCTTAGTTATGTACTGATGTGATACTGCCAGCCATAACCTTCTTGTCCTTGTCATGGCCATTGGTCACTCGTTCAAATAGGTTATAGCGTTACCTCTTCCACATCGGCCACTCTTTCCTGGATTTTACATGCCAATCTATGTAAAGGTATGCTGCTCTATTTGGAGTTTCTGATATGAATTTCACATCTTTTAACACACAACTTCATCATTTCCCTTCAAAATGATGTGCTATTTTTTGTCTTGTTTGAAAATCCTTCAGGACCAAAAGCTGTTGCAAGTCCTAATAGAAAATCGCAAAAGATCAGCTCCGTATGCTGGTGCCTTTCTTGTGAAAGATGAAGAAGGTACTGACCCTAACATTGTGACTGGTTCAGATTCAGAGAAAAGCATTGATGATCTCAAAGGGAAAGACTTGCTGAAGCGTCTTCATGAAGTTGGGACGCTTGTTCAGGTAATTTGACCATTTTCAAAGTACTCCCTTCAAAGATTCTGTTTGCCTAGTCTTTCAAAATGTGCTCTGTAATTAATTTTAGTTATTTCTGTAGATTACAAGCATTCAAGGGGATCAGGTAGTTCTACTTGGTCACCGACGTTTACGGATAACTGAGATGGTGAGATACTTCAGATTGCATGCCATTCAATTGCTGTTAGTACAAGTtgatttgtttaattgtttcaccAAGATGCCAAAAATTGCAGGTCGAAGAGGATCCACTCACAGTTAAAGTTGACCATCTAAAGGTAGTTATGTTCATCTGTGCTCATAGTTCTATATTTCATACTTTTTTGTGCCATTTGTGGTGAATTACTAGTATTTTGTTTGAACATGATTTCATCATGAATCCAGTGTAGGATTTCTATGTTTTCTTTGCAATGTAATTTGCAATGTCTTATATAAGTTGCCCTTTTCAGGAAAATCCCTACAACAAGGATGATGATGTTCTCAAAGCTACCTCATTCGAAGTTATATCAACTTTAAGGGAAGTTCTAAGGACAAGTTCCCTTTGGAAGGATCATGTGCAAACCTACCAACAGGTCTGACTTTTTAaccttttttttcatttttacaCATCTATTTTTTTAAATCATTTGCTTGAAGCTTGGAATTGTTTCAGCATGGCTTAACTTCCCAAACTTGCTGCACTCGGTGTTTTGTTTTTTGTACACTGTAGAATGGTCTAATATTAGGCAACGTGTGCATAATATAACATTGCTGTTAGTTCCTGGCCTCCTGGGAATGGATCATAGACAGGGTGCTAAAACTACCAGACTGAACACTTGAATCTGACTATTAGAGGTATACCCTTTGTTGCCTGCCTGTTTCATATAGCCTAATATTGCAAAATTGCTAGTAAGGCCGTGACTAGTGTCCGAACAAATGATGGTAACACAGACTACTTCCCGATTGAAATAGGACtccatcaagggtcagccttgagcccgtatctctttgccttggtaatggatgaagtGACAAGGGACattcaaggggatatcccttggtgtatgctttttacagacgatgtagtgctagttgatgaaagccaggcaggagtaaataggaaactagagttgtggcggcagacccttgagtccaaaggttttagagtaAGTCGAACTAAAACAGAAtacatgagatgtgactttggcaaTGCTACACATGAGGAGGGAgaggtgagtttggaaggtcaagtggtGCCTAAGAAAGATACCTTCCGTTAtctaggatcgatgctacagaaggATGGAGATATCGATGCAGGCGTTTGCCATaggatcaaagcagggtggatgaagtggcgccaagcatctggcattctctgtgacaagagggtaccacaaaaactaaaggcaagttttatagaacggcgattagacccgctatgttgtatggagcagaatgttggcctacaaaaagacgacatgtcCAACAACTGAGTGTCGCGggaatgcgtatgttgcgttggatttgtggtcacacaaggatggaccgagttcggaacgatgatatacgtgaccggctaggggtagcaccaattgaagaaaagcttgttcaacatcagttgaggtggtttgaccgtgtccaaaggagacctccagaggcaccagtgcattgtggagtcatAAGTCGAGATAtcaatatgaggagaggtagagggagACCGAAGCTGACATGGGGGGAggaaataaaaagagatttgaaaggttgggatatacctagagatctttgtttggataggagtgcttggaaagcagctattgacgtgcctgaaccgtgactaggggctcatgttgggtttcaactctagcctaccccaacttgtttgggactaaaaggctttgttgttgttgttgccagTAAAACAAAGCTAGCAACCAGTGTCCATGTAGAGTTTCGACATAAATCCCCTATCATACAAGATACGGCCAATATGTTTGTTTACTTGCCTTGATaggcatttcttttttttttgtatgcCATTGGATTTCGTCTTAGCAACTGTGAATTTTGAAACTGATTTCCTCTGTTTCAGCACATTGGTGACTTTAACTACCAACGGTTAGCAGACTTCGGTGCTGCTATCTCTGGTGCCAACAAGTTGCATTGCCAGGAGGTGCTTGAGGAATTAGATGTAAGAAACTTTGCTTAAACTCCTCTCTTTTCAATTGTTTTCTTGTTGTGTACTTTGCCCACTTCAAAGTCTATACTGCAACACGGTCGAGCAGGATTACCAATTTAATGTTTTCATAAAATGCAGTCGAAGACCTATTATGCATCCGTAGCCAGTAATACCTATTGATTCCAGGATTGTTAGGTTCTTGTTCCAAACTGACCAAAAGAGCCCGATAAGTGCTGCAGAAAATTTATTTTGGAGTACACAGTCACGTTCTGTTCTGACTGCATTCTAGATTTCTTATGTAAACGCAAAAAAATTTTGTtctctgcctccgtccatcaTTTTGTTTCTGGAACAGGTATACAGGCGTTTGAAGTTGACTCTTGAGTTAATAAAAAAGGAGATGGAGATTAGTAAGCTACAGGTAATTCATTTTCTTATCCTCAGCCCTGGGAATGGACCTCTAGCTGAGTTGGTTAGGTGGCTCTTGTAACACTCCTCAGGTcatgggttcgactccccgtgtgAGCAAATTtcaggctggggttaaaaaatcccctcgccttgtCCCACACCAAAGCACAGTTCTAAGGCCTGGCCCCGGTTGTGGTCGTTCTCACATGGGCTATGGTGCCACTATGACtgggtggggcaggggttcgggggttttctcgacctgTGTGAGGAGTTCTTCTTCTTTAATGCAATGCCCGGGGGCTGTCTTAtcccccgcaggtcgagttttcTTATCGTCCGGTCTTAGCCATCATGTTTTGTCCAATCCTCTTGATGTTTAATGTGCTTCTGTTTCAGCAAGCCATAGCAAAAGCAATTGAAGAAAAGATTAGTGGAGATCAGCGACGTTATTTATTGAATGAGCAACTTAAGGCAATCAAGAAGGTACTTCATTATTTCTGCTGCTCCTACAGGCTACCTATGTTCCTTACATTGCGATAGTCAAATTACTATACTGTTGTAGAATCTGCCCATGCTGTTGTCTGTAATGAAAAGCCAGATGGCCAATAATAATCCCCGACTCTGTTTATGTTATGTATCCAGGAGCTGGGTTTGGAGACTGATGACAAAACGGCATTGTCTGGTTTGTTCTTGAACTATGATACTTAATGAGCTTTGTGTATGCTTTTATCATATAGCTGCGCAATTATCATAGACGATTTCAAGTTGACTTATTGTTTATGTGTTGCAGCAAAATTTAAGGAACGTATAGAATTAAAGAAGGACAAATGTCCTCCTCATGTTTTACAAGTCATTGAAGAAGAGCTTACCAAGCTTCAGCTTTTAGAAGCCAGCTCTAGCGAGTTCAGTGTAACTCGTAATTATTTGGACTGGCTGACAGTATTGCCATGGGGAAATTATAGGTTTGTATTCATCAACCTTTCCCTGAAGAGAAATCTGCCATATGTTTGTGCCTCATTAGTGTTTATCCTTCTGTTGCAGTGATGAAAACTTCGATGTCCACCATGCTCAGAAAATTCTCGATGAAGACCATTATGGTTTGAGTGACGTGAAAGAGAGAATACTGGAATTCATAGCAGTTGGGAAGTTAAGAGGGACTTCACAAGGTTTGATTCATACTCGACTGATTTATCTGTTGTATTGAGCTTGTAGAGTGTTGTACTGTCGTTCAATTTGCATTAATGCATCCTCAACTGTCATCCATGGTTGGAAAAAATGGAGTCGAGTTTTGACAATCCTGTCTCATTCATCATAACTTTCGTGTACTTAGATAGATTGGTTGGATAGGGAGTGAGAGCAGCTCACATGAACAGTACCATGAACATTAAGATACTGACTTATCAAGAAACTATCGTGTCTCTATTTATAGAGGAGACTTGACTTGGCACTCGAGACACCCTATGTAAACATGATCCTTTACTTCCTAACTTATCAAGATACTGCCTAAGAAATAGATTTATTACCTCCAAACCTACTGACTCTGGAAGGTCACACCTCCACCTGCGTGCAGCCTGGCTAGGGCGGCCGGCGGCGGTGCCCCCTGGCCACATGGGCTATGGCTGGTCTAGGATGGACCATGTTACGGTCCAGCTGGTCCGTAACAATAACCTACAGTGCTCACTAAATTTCTTGATTCCTCAATGTCCATCTGTAGTTATTCTACCAATAACTCTGTCCATCTTTTACAACAGGCAAGATCATATGTCTTTCTGGGCCACCAGGAGTTGGAAAAACCAGTATTGGTCGTTCAATTGCACGTGCACTGAACCGCCAGTTCTACAGGTTTTCTGTTGGAGGTTTGGCTGATGTGGCTGAAATCAAGGTACAAAACAGATATTGCTGATATGTCATGTACAGTTGCATGTGGTTGTATAAGTAACTTTTCAACAATCTCAGGGCCATCGACGCACGTATGTTGGTGCAATGCCAGGGAAGATGGTGCAGTGTCTTAAATCAGTTGGGACAGCAAATCCTCTAGTATTGATAGATGAGATTGACAAGGTGCTCAAACAACTGGTTATGGTCCATTTGGTCTTATTTTGCTTGAGATGCTAAATTGCTAATAATAGCCTGCATTATATACTTGCATAATGGCCTGTGATGCACTTGGGTCTTTGACACAGAATGGACTTTCAACAGTTACTTTCTTCAATGTGACAACTTGTGTGCATGCTTTATTAACGCTAACTTTTACTTGTCTGTCTTGCAGCTTGGGAAGGGGCATTCTGGCGATCCAGCTAGTGCATTGTTGGAACT belongs to Miscanthus floridulus cultivar M001 chromosome 4, ASM1932011v1, whole genome shotgun sequence and includes:
- the LOC136550617 gene encoding probable glutamyl endopeptidase, chloroplastic produces the protein MLLQRFDQRLCFSSANPIAGPSSSAPSHRFLRLLPRRSHARRIGLAAECSTGTHCSPAMEEDDGGQGYRLPPKEIQEIVDVPPNPSYYISPRRDRIMFLKRRAMPSLSELAKPDKILAGIWIDPSSNTRSRMSFYTGISIHLLMDDGSLGPEKVVNGYNENAKINFVGWSPDGQHVAFTVHYEDEVDSGSNLALWIADAENGKARPLFKSTDIILNAIFELYVWVNDSTLLVSTIPPSLGDPPMKPLVPFGPRIRSNEQRNIIQMRSTKEMLKDLHEEELFDYYATSQLVLVLLDGTMKPVALPAIYTSLDPSPDEKYLMLTSVHRPYSSIVSYKRFPKKVELWTIDGRFVREICDLPLAEDIPVAANSVRKGKRSIRWRPDMPSTLYWVEAQDGGDSNVEVSPRDIVYMELAEPLNGEKPQVLLKLDLRYRKSYWCYGSFALVYEYWYKTRRTRTWVISPDKENLIPRLLFERSSEDAYSNPGSPVMCRTPAGTLVIAKIKRNCEGSYILLKGQGATPRGSTPFLDIFNVDTGEKERLWESDKEKYYESILALMFYHPKCEVHLDQLKLLVSKESRRETTQYYLKIWSNKKQVQITNYPHPYPQLALLQKQIIRYHREDGVKLTATLYLPPGYNPSIDGPLPCLIWSYPGEFKSREAAGQVRRSPNKFARISNNFPLLWLARGFAILADPTIPIIGEENQEPNDRYIEQLVASAEAAVNEVVRRGVAHPDKIAVGGHSYGAFMTANLLAHAPHLFCCGIARSGAYNRTLTPFGFQKEMRTLWEATDTYIKISPFMSANKIKKPILLIHGEDDSKVTTAMQSSQFYDALKGHGVPCRLVILPCEQHQYAARESIMHIIWETDRWLQKYCANDCGGNKVMEANVETSQSPSEAVLDSKALTLNFTKISSLIKLIWLAFARFISSKSKKSMQ
- the LOC136552974 gene encoding lon protease homolog, mitochondrial-like encodes the protein MLRAAAAAAAILPARFAAAPAVAAAEELRSPLLRVIGTLRGGRGSVLLGRRARFCSNTSASDSEAAAAEAKAEDATAAEGEADSKASSAIVPTSTNIDDCLSVIALPLPHRPLFPGFYMPIYVKDQKLLQVLIENRKRSAPYAGAFLVKDEEGTDPNIVTGSDSEKSIDDLKGKDLLKRLHEVGTLVQITSIQGDQVVLLGHRRLRITEMVEEDPLTVKVDHLKENPYNKDDDVLKATSFEVISTLREVLRTSSLWKDHVQTYQQHIGDFNYQRLADFGAAISGANKLHCQEVLEELDVYRRLKLTLELIKKEMEISKLQQAIAKAIEEKISGDQRRYLLNEQLKAIKKELGLETDDKTALSAKFKERIELKKDKCPPHVLQVIEEELTKLQLLEASSSEFSVTRNYLDWLTVLPWGNYSDENFDVHHAQKILDEDHYGLSDVKERILEFIAVGKLRGTSQGKIICLSGPPGVGKTSIGRSIARALNRQFYRFSVGGLADVAEIKGHRRTYVGAMPGKMVQCLKSVGTANPLVLIDEIDKLGKGHSGDPASALLELLDPEQNVNFLDHYLDVPVDLSKVLFVCTANVIEMIPNPLLDRMEIIAIAGYITDEKMHIARDYLEKNTRQACGIKPQQVEVTDAALLALIENYCREAGVRNLQKQIEKIYRKIALQLVRQGVSNEPDQESLSVTVSEESSSGDSTTAKDEILKDPAVEDASVANNVTNPASEEANEVNLTTEAPKEDSTSKGNKDTDGAADKAIEKVVVDSSNLGDFVGKPVFQAERIYEQTPVGVVMGLAWTAMGGSTLYIETTKVEGEGKGDLVLTGQLGDVMKESAQIAHTVGRAVLLEKEPDNQFFANSKLHLHVPAGSTPKDGPSAGCTMITSMLSLAMGKPVKKDLAMTGEVTLTGRILPIGGVKEKTIAARRSAIKTLIFPAANKRDFDELASNVKEGLEVHFVDTYGEIYDLAFQSDAGTETS